One Maribacter dokdonensis DSW-8 genomic region harbors:
- a CDS encoding adenosine deaminase, with translation MESSKLKTIIQGIPKAELHLHLEGSFEPELMFEIAKRNNINLPYDSIESVKEAYKFNNLQEFLDIYYAGAQVLLHEQDFFDLTWAYLTKVHSENVKHAEVFFDPQTHTERGVAFDVVINGIHRALEKGKNELNISYKLIMSYLRHLTEDAAFNTLESSIPFKEIIDGVGLDSSEMGNPPSKFKKVFKASAEHGYKLVAHAGEEGPAEYIWEALDILNVERIDHGNRCLTDEALIKRLVNEKIALTLCPTSNVALKVIQKMDEHPVAKMLDKGILATIHSDDPAYFGGYMNENYYQTAKALNLSLEQIEQLAINAFEASWLSKASKERHITEVKEYFKSL, from the coding sequence ATGGAATCATCTAAACTTAAAACTATTATTCAAGGAATTCCAAAAGCGGAACTCCATCTACATTTAGAAGGTAGTTTTGAGCCAGAATTGATGTTCGAGATTGCAAAGAGAAACAACATCAACTTACCTTACGATTCCATTGAGTCCGTAAAGGAAGCTTATAAATTTAACAACTTACAAGAGTTTTTAGACATCTACTATGCAGGCGCACAAGTATTGTTGCACGAGCAAGATTTCTTTGATCTTACATGGGCATATTTAACCAAAGTTCACAGTGAAAATGTAAAACATGCAGAAGTATTTTTTGACCCCCAGACCCATACAGAACGTGGAGTAGCCTTTGATGTGGTCATCAATGGAATTCATCGAGCCTTAGAAAAGGGAAAAAACGAACTAAATATTTCTTACAAACTCATAATGAGCTATTTGCGTCATTTAACTGAAGATGCTGCCTTTAACACGCTAGAATCTTCTATTCCTTTTAAAGAAATTATAGATGGTGTTGGTTTAGATTCTTCGGAAATGGGAAATCCGCCAAGTAAGTTTAAAAAAGTGTTTAAAGCATCTGCAGAACATGGATACAAACTCGTGGCACATGCAGGTGAAGAAGGTCCTGCAGAATACATTTGGGAAGCTTTGGATATTTTAAATGTTGAGCGCATTGACCATGGTAATCGTTGTCTAACGGACGAAGCTTTGATAAAAAGACTGGTGAATGAGAAAATTGCATTGACCCTTTGTCCTACCAGTAACGTTGCCTTAAAAGTAATTCAGAAGATGGATGAGCATCCAGTTGCCAAAATGTTGGACAAGGGGATTCTTGCGACCATCCACTCAGATGATCCTGCGTATTTTGGTGGATATATGAACGAGAACTACTACCAGACCGCAAAAGCGCTGAATTTGAGTTTGGAACAAATAGAACAATTGGCCATTAATGCATTTGAAGCCAGTTGGCTAAGTAAGGCATCTAAGGAAAGACATATTACTGAGGTAAAAGAGTATTTTAAATCTCTTTAA
- a CDS encoding GAF domain-containing sensor histidine kinase gives MTKAKIHPKEKERLALLDSYSILDTLPEKDYDNLTQLAAEICQTPISLITLLDDKRQWFKSHYGLETSETPIEDAFCAHAITSDEPIFTTEDAREDSRFQNNPLVTGDPNIVFYAGIPLKNANGLPLGTLCVIDNKPRNLTQSQKESLNILSEQVINLLELRKNKLELERAHKKLKKFSKKLERKVFQRTNQLEIKTIKLELMINDLESFNHICSHDLQEPLRKIQMFISQISDTEFNNLSEAGKHKLERIDLSAGRMRNLIQDLMAYGATESIDNSLTTVSLKNLVLDVKDILSEELKEHKTLLRVQKDCPITVRPVQFKQLLFNLFTNAIKFSKNEIKPTIKVHGSVVNGTDYPELNLNEDRQYSRILISDNGIGFDQKYENKVFEIFQRLHSDEEYQGTGIGLAIVKRIVTTHSGQIRVESSLGNGAVFDIFIPLAD, from the coding sequence ATGACGAAAGCCAAGATCCATCCTAAGGAAAAAGAAAGATTAGCTCTTCTTGATTCATATTCAATTTTAGACACCTTGCCTGAAAAAGATTATGATAACCTAACCCAACTTGCAGCAGAAATTTGTCAGACCCCAATATCTTTGATCACTTTACTTGATGATAAGCGGCAATGGTTTAAATCTCACTATGGTTTAGAAACCTCTGAAACACCAATTGAAGATGCATTTTGTGCTCATGCTATAACTAGTGATGAACCAATATTTACTACGGAAGATGCAAGAGAAGATAGCCGTTTTCAAAATAATCCTTTGGTTACAGGTGATCCTAATATTGTTTTCTATGCAGGTATTCCATTAAAGAATGCTAACGGATTACCTCTAGGTACTTTATGTGTTATTGATAATAAACCTAGAAATCTTACGCAAAGCCAAAAAGAATCTCTCAACATTTTATCTGAGCAGGTTATTAATTTGTTGGAGCTTAGAAAGAATAAGTTAGAATTGGAACGTGCTCATAAAAAGCTGAAAAAATTCTCTAAAAAACTAGAGCGTAAGGTGTTTCAACGAACCAATCAACTTGAAATAAAAACGATTAAGCTTGAGTTGATGATCAATGATCTAGAGTCGTTTAATCATATTTGTAGCCATGACCTTCAAGAACCGTTGCGCAAAATTCAAATGTTCATTTCTCAGATCAGTGATACCGAATTCAACAATTTATCGGAAGCGGGAAAGCATAAATTAGAAAGAATAGACTTGTCCGCCGGTCGTATGCGTAATCTAATTCAAGATTTAATGGCATATGGAGCAACGGAATCTATTGATAATAGCTTGACCACTGTTTCATTAAAAAACTTGGTCTTAGATGTAAAGGATATTTTGAGTGAAGAATTAAAAGAACATAAAACTTTGCTCAGAGTTCAAAAAGACTGTCCAATTACAGTGAGACCTGTACAGTTTAAACAATTGCTTTTTAATTTGTTTACCAATGCCATAAAGTTTTCAAAAAATGAAATCAAGCCAACTATAAAAGTACATGGCTCGGTGGTTAACGGAACGGATTACCCGGAACTTAATTTAAACGAAGACCGACAATATTCTCGTATTTTAATATCTGATAATGGTATTGGGTTCGATCAAAAATATGAAAACAAGGTCTTTGAAATCTTTCAACGCTTACATAGTGATGAAGAATATCAAGGTACCGGTATTGGGCTGGCAATTGTAAAGAGAATTGTGACTACCCATAGCGGACAGATAAGGGTAGAGAGCTCTCTTGGTAACGGTGCTGTTTTTGATATATTTATTCCCCTTGCGGATTAA